From Cryptococcus neoformans var. neoformans B-3501A chromosome 6, whole genome shotgun sequence, the proteins below share one genomic window:
- a CDS encoding hypothetical protein (HMMPfam hit to Anth_synt_I_N, Anthranilate synthase component I, N terminal region, score: 151.3, E(): 2.1e-42; HMMPfam hit to Chorismate_bind, chorismate binding enzyme, score: 501.9, E(): 6e-148), which translates to MDPSVSKPTPSLEELTNLFATASSSTTTLTSRSATLFPTPNAEPSKPVEPAKPNLIPIYVEIPADLLTPVSAYLKIAKDEKYSYLLESVVGGESLARYSFVGSNPFKTIKTGAGEEVEGDPLEALEKELEPYRFAKIPEISAFTGGAVGFITYDAINHFEPVTTPATPLHNPIPGMPEACFMLFSTNIIFDHIYQTVKIVSHVYLRDGTPASQIPSLYDEASARIESVRRKLMNPETPMPHQGPITLGNQSESNVGKAGYEGFVTKLKEHIVKGDIIQAVPSQRLTRETALHPFNVYRHLRRLNPSPYMFYLDCGDVRLVGASPETLCKVEGRKVYNHAIAGTVKRGKTAEEDAVLGAGLLASDKDRAEHIMLVDLARNDVNRICKPETVNVDNLMQVEKFSHVIHLTSQISGMLRDDQSRFDAFRSIFPAGTVSGAPKIKAVQLISGLEKERRGVYAGAVGRFDFDRDNLDTCIAIRTMTFKDGKVFLQAGGGIVFDSVEEDEFVETINKLGANVKCIEEAEKYYARLQGQNV; encoded by the exons ATGGACCCCTCA GTTTCGAAGCCTACGCCCTCTCTTGAGGAGCTTACAAACCTCTTCGCCACGGCCTCCTCGTCTACCACCACTCTCACTTCTCGATCCGCCACCTTATTTCCCACTCCCAATGCCGAACCCTCAAAACCCGTCGAGCCCGCGAAGCCTAATCTCATTCCTATCTATGTTGAAATTCCTGCCGATTTGCTCACCCCCGTTTCGGCCTATTTGAAGATTGCaaaggatgaaaagtaCAGCTACTTATTGGAGAGTGTTGTTGGTGGAGAAAGCTTGGCCAGATATAGTTTTGTCGGTTCTA ACCCTTTCAAAACCATCAAAACCGGCgcgggagaagaagtcgagGGTGACCCCCTGGAagctttggagaaggaactTGAGCCCTACAGATTCGCTAAGATCCCTGAAATCTCTGCCTTCACTGGAGGTGCCGTTGGTTTTATTACCTACGACGCTATCAACCACTTTGAACCCGTCACCACCCCCGCCACACCCCTTCACAACCCTATCCCTGGCATGCCTGAGGCTTGTTTCATGCTTTTCTCTACCAATATCATCTTTGACCACATCTACCAGACAGTCAAGATAGTGTCTCATGTCTACCTCCGCGACGGTACACCCGCTTCCCAAATCCCTTCTCTTTACGATGAAGCCTCAGCCAGAATTGAGAGTGTCCGACGTAAGCTCATGAACCCCGAAACCCCCATGCCTCACCAAGGGCCTATCACTCTTGGTAACCAGTCCGAGAGCAATGTTGGAAAGGCCGGATACGAAGGTTTCGTtaccaagctcaaggagcACATTGTTAAGGGCGATATCATCCAGGCTGTGCCCTCGCAAAGACTGACTAGAGAGACTGCTTTGCATCCGTTCAATGTGTACAGGCacttgagaagattgaaCCCCAGTCCTTACATGTTCTACTTGGACTGCGGAGATGTTCGATTAGTGGGCGCAAGTCCAGAGACGCTGTGTAAGGtcgagggaagaaaagtgTACAACCACGCTATTGCAGGTACTGTTAAACGAGGGAAGACCGCGGAGG AGGACGCCGTCCTTGGTGCCGGACTTCTTGCCTCTGACAAGGACCGAGCGGAGCACATCATGCTTGTCGACCTTGCCAGAAACGATGTCAATAGAATTTGCAAGCCCGAGACCGTTAATGTTGACAACCTTATGCAAGTCGAAAAGTTCAGTCACGTTATACACTTGACAAGTCAGATCAGCGGTATGCTGAGGGATGACCAATCTAG GTTCGACGCCTTCCGATCCATCTTCCCTGCCGGTACCGTCTCTGGCGCTCCCAAGATCAAGGCAGTCCAACTCATTTCTGGTCTTGAGAAGGAGCGACGTGGTGTCTACGCCGGTGCGGTTGGTCGATTCGACTTTGACAGGGACAATCTCGATACCTGTATCGCCATCCGAACAATGACATTtaaggatggaaaggtgTTCTTGCAGGCAGGTGGAGGTATCGTCTTTGACagtgtggaagaagatgagttTGTGGAGACCATTAACAAGTTGGGGGCGAATGTCAAATGTATCGAAGAGGCTGAGA AGTACTACGCGAGGTTGCAAGGACAGAACGTGTAA
- a CDS encoding hypothetical protein (HMMPfam hit to Mov34, Mov34/MPN/PAD-1 family, score: 47.1, E(): 4.7e-11) — MSGPSSSPHVMQSGATSGVNIKLHPLAILNISDVYTRAQCTSTGSEVPKLIGALLGTESNREIAIVNSFELIYHPSVMSGEDVDMSDSGSSGGKYVLNTDFLETRKDQFKQVFPTLDVIGWYSVGKEPSSDDISLHAQFASSVETPIFLLFDPDPASGTQALPLKIYESATVTDTTGEISGEGKFVELEYGIETGEAERIAVDGVAKGGAGEEDTAVAHLTTQRNAIKMLYDRIEILLKYVTGVVNKSAKPDYSILRRISSLVATLPTMDAGEFREELITEYSDVQISSYLTTLTKQLNALSEVCYALQHLILATKKNKKQKTKKLIPVTVR; from the exons ATGTCCGGCCCCTCCTCCAGCCCGCATGTGATGCAATCCGGTGCTACATCTGGTGTGAACATCAAATT ACATCCTCTAGCTATTCTCAACATTTCGGACGTCTATACTCGGGCTCAATGCACCTCTACAGGATCTGAAGTGCCTAAAT TGATCGGCGCGCTTCTCGGCACTGAGAGTAACCGCGAGATTGCTATCGTCAACTCGTTTGAGCTTATCTACCATCCCTCTGTGATGAGCGGTGAGGATGTAGACATGAGTGATAGCGGGTCCTCGGGCGGCAAATACGTGCTCAACACTGACTTCCTCGAAACGCGAAAGGATCAAT TCAAGCAGGTATTTCCTACACTCGATGTCATTGGGTGGTATTCTGTCGGCAAGGAGCCTTCATCAGATGACATTTCTCTCCATGCCCAATTCGCTTCGTCGGTTGAAACACCCATTTTCCTCTTATTCGACCCCGACCCTGCTTCGGGCACTCAGGCTCTACCCTTGAAGATATATGAATCTGCCACTGTCACAGACACCACAGGGGAAATCTCCGGGGAAGGAAAGTTTGTAGAGCTGGAATATGGCATCGAGACTGGCGAAGCGGAAAGAATTGCTGTAGATGGCGTTGCCAAAGGCGGagcgggagaggaggatacTG CGGTTGCTCATCTCACAACCCAGAGAAACGCTATCAAGATGCTGTATGACAGGATAGAGATTTTGTTGAAATACGTCACCGGTGTAGTTAACA AATCAGCCAAGCCTGATTACTCAATTCTCCGCCGAATTTCATCTCTCGTCGCAACTCTTCCCACTATGGATGCTGGCGAATTCCGAGAAGAACTTATAACT GAATACAGCGATGTCCAGATTAGTTCATATTTGACAACCCTGACCAAGCAGCTCAACGCCCTTAGCGAGGTATGTTACGCTCTTCAACACCTCATTCTAgcaacaaaaaaaaacaaaaaacaaaaaacaaaaaaactGATACCTGTCACAGTACGCTGA